A genomic window from Solanum stenotomum isolate F172 chromosome 10, ASM1918654v1, whole genome shotgun sequence includes:
- the LOC125842761 gene encoding uncharacterized protein LOC125842761, with the protein MGLALIPNIESVKEARDNIHQTVEELKAVWSRLPSIVTTKAKVVGDGAILRPISSGKYIMDKSWILIGNRVLPQYLNGVEQFLNFAFSNLEVGVRIQCPCVKCNNVLWKTRDEVRIDLCRLEMNQTYKKWIHHGELDLSSDDETNISEDSNLENDDAPIYEMLHDIYPGVPNTSYDFNETTESPHKEPNKEAKRFYKLMKNVENRVYPSCEKYSKLSFIVHLFQKKCMHGWNNTSFDSLLKLLSDALPKENVLPDSIYEVKKKIKDLGLDYVNIDECINNCILYRKEYADLEQCPKCDEKRWTMRKGKDANSEVASGNLNNKKKGISRKILRYFPIIPRLQRLFMTKGTAKKMRWHKDERVDDGVLQHPADSLAWKSFDEKYPNFASDPRSVRLGLALDGFNPFGSMSSSYSMWPVILIPYNLPPWLCMKQSNLLLSLLILGPKGPGMDIDVYLPFD; encoded by the exons ATGGGATTGGCCTTAATCCCAAACATTGAGAGTGTTAAAGAAGCAAGAGACAATATTCATCAAACAGTGGAAGAACTCAAAGCTGTTT GGTCTCGTCTTCCATCTATTGTCACAACTAAAGCTAAGGTTGTCGGTGATGGAGCAATATTGCGACCTATTTCCAGTG GTAAGTATATAATGGATAAAAGTTGGATACTTATTGGAAATAGAGTGTTACCGCAATATTTAAATGGTGTGGagcaatttttgaattttgcatTTTCTAATCTTGAGGTTGGTGTAAGAATTCAATGTCCGTGCGTAAAATGCAATAATGTTCTTTGGAAAACGCGCGATGAAGTGAGAATAGATTTATGTAGGTTGGAAATGAATCAAACTTATAAAAAGTGGATTCATCATGGTGAACTAGATCTATCTTCAGATGATGAAACAAATATTAGTGAAGattcaaatttagaaaatgaTGATGCTCCAATTTATGAAATGTTGCATGATATATATCCTGGTGTTCCCAATACTAGTTATGACTTTAATGAGACAACTGAGTCACCACACAAAGAGCCTAATAAAGAAGCTAAGAGATTCTAtaagttaatgaagaatgtaGAAAATCGAGTGTATCCAAGTTGTGAGAAGTACTCCAAACTCTCTTTTATAGTGCATCTTTTTCAAAAGAAGTGTATGCATGGATGGAATAATACTTCATTTGACTCTTTGTTGAAATTACTTAGTGATGCTTTACCTAAAGAAAATGTGCTCCCAGATTCTATTTATgaagttaaaaagaaaataaaagatttggGTTTAGATTATGTGAACATAGATGAATGCATTAATAATTGTAtcttatatagaaaggaatatGCGGATCTTGAACAATGTCCTAAATGTGATGAAAAAAGATGGACAatgagaaaaggaaaagatgCCAATAGTGAGGTTGCTTCAGGCAATTTgaataacaaaaagaaaggaATTTCTAGAAAGATTCTTAGATACTTTCCTATTATACCTAGATTACAACGATTGTTTATGACAAAAGGAACCGCAAAAAAAATGAGGTGGCATAAGGATGAACGAGTTGACGATGGAGTGTTACAACATCCTGCTGACTCATTGGCATGGAAAAGTTTTGATGAAAAATATCCAAATTTTGCTTCAGATCCTCGTAGTGTAAGACTTGGACTTGCTTTAGATGGTTTTAATCCTTTTGGTTCAATGAGTAGTTCATATAGCATGTGGCCAGTTATCTTGATTCCATATAATCTTCCCCCATGGCTATGCATGAAACAATCTAATCTTTTGTTGTCTTTACTTATTCTTGGACCAAAAGGTCCTGGTATGGATATTGATGTGTATCTCCCCTTTGATTGA